The nucleotide window GACTGCAACAGGACAaatgccttcctcctcagcagcCTCCCAGCGTCCTCTACACACAAGGCTTTCCTTACGCCAGCTGGCCCAGGAGACATGTTTGAAGCACAGCAGATTCATGGCTCAAAGGCAATAAATTGAAACCTAATATAACATATGAGGAAGGGTACTCATGAACTGGTTTTTTTTCCAATAAGAAAaatctgaggggctggggatttagctcagtggtagagcgcttacctaggaagcgcaaggccctgggttcggtccccagctccgaaaaaaaaaaaagaaccaaaaagaaaaatctgtatCAGGTTTTGCTGAAtagttctatgtcaacttgatacaagctggagtcatctgaaagaagggaacctcaattgagaaaataaaacCTCAGCCTCCATAAAGTTCAGCtgtcagcccattgtgggtgaggctacccctgggctggtggtcctgggttctataagaaagcatgctgagcaagccatggagagcaagccagtaagcagcaccctccatggcctctgtgtcagctcctgcctccaggttcacgccctgcttgagttcctgtcctgactgcctcagtgatggactatcgCCTGGAAGTGTAGGCTGAAACAAACCCTccctccctgagttgctttggtcatggtgtttcttcacagcagttcCCTAACTAGGATGAAGTCCAAGGCCGTCAATTGTTTCTCCTCCCactcttttaaataaaagtttaatgaTAGTAGTTCTCCATTTTATAGTTTTCCTCTTTGAATTCAATTACAGAAAATTCACTGGCATtggaatgcatatgtgtgtcagAGGGCAACCATGGGAatcctggggtttgaactcaagtCCCCGTTGctggcagcaggcacctttacctcTGGAGCCATGTTGCCACCCCCCCTTAAatatacatttgtttttgttcaaAAGATTAATAAGAAtgtttgtaattattttaaaCTCACTGGGAGGGTGCAGACTTCTTTCTGTTCTCTATAGAACAGTTTCCTTCTTGTCTATTTTAGAACTTGGTATGATTCTACCATTGTGCTCAATTAGTGGTCCACCCACATCAGCTTAGTCATCGGAGCCATCGGGGTACCCCACAGGATACAACATGTTAGATGGATGTCAGGCACCGTACCCACTGGGGTATCAGGACTGCCTCAACTCTCTGCTCTGGGGTGGACTCTTACCCCAAGGCCGTGTTGCAGTATTTATGATTAACTAAAAGGTCCCTGTCACACACTTCCTTCTGACCCTTTTATGTGTCTCATGAAAAAGGACAATAAGCAGATTTAATCTGGCTTTATTATATgttccaaagaaaagaaagagaaggaaaaaagacttCCACAGGACCACTGTCACATGCATCGGCCTTCATTGACAGAACACCATTATGTGGCATGGTTGTAGTTTTATGGAGACAATGGTTTCTGTAGCAACACTTATCAAATGTCTCTCTGTAGTGTGTACCACTTTTTTCTAATAGCTCAGGCCTATGGTATGAAAATTGGTTAGCTCCTTATCCAAGGATGTCTGTCtaagattttctttgatttttttttccccctatccCAAGTGGGATGACATTTTCAAGAAATTTTAATTGCTTTTAGCTGGTTCTTTGTTCAGGAAATAGTCTCTGAAAGTCTTTTATATGGAATGCTATTATAGAATGCTCTTTGATAAGACAAGATTCATGTTCAACCCAAACAGTAGTTGTGATCCCCAAGCCAATGGTGCAGAACAAATAGCTATTGCCAGACATTCGCATCCTCCTCCCCACCAGCACTAGTGACAACGGACCACACAACTGGCAGTGCTTTGGGATCTGCTCCATTTGGGTGACTCAAATTCAGACAAAATATGATATAAATGAGCAACATTTTGTCCAATAAAATGGTCTTTTTGTAATtatcagcaaaaacaaaaccgGTTGCTGTCTTGTTTTTATATGCTTTAAAAGCAGGCGAGGGTTGGGGTATAATTCAGTATCAGAGTTCTTGCCGGCCACCATCAGGCTGGAGTGGGATTTCCAGCACTACCCAAACAAATAGCAGATTGAAAGCTACTGCATGTGGCTTGGAGGCCAGTGGTTTGTGAACAATATTACTGTGTTATACTTGTATCCAGAACTGTGGGCAAGATGTAAATTTCACTGAGTTAGACATAATCTCATTTTCTCAGAGATATTCTATAATCCAGaatatctggattttttttttgcttgaacATAGAAGAATCTAGAAGCAGCTGAAGCATGGGGCACAACTTAGGCACTTGTGACCAAGTGCAGAATGATGTCATGCAAGCCTAGTGCTCTGATGGAGGACTCAGACACAGGAGATTGGTCATTGTACAAGACTAGTTAAGGAAAAAAGGGTCCTCTCATTGATCATCAAAGGAAGTAAGAAATGAGATTACCAACAAAATAGCCCTTCCATGACTTGATTAGGCACTGATTAGCTTTCTAGAATATGACTCTGTAGCATTTGCTAAGTGAGGTCTCTGGGGGCTCAGCCTTTCTTTAGAAATCTGCTTTGAAAAGTCTAATTTTCTGTGGTCGTATGTGAGATTTCTATAGTAATGGTTATGTTGACAGTCTCTATAGGAAGCTGGTTACAAGGGTTCTCCAAGGGGTCTCAAGCATGGGGAAGGTCTTTCCTCCCCTGAGCCATCAGACAGGAGTAACCTTTGTTACTAAATTTTGTTCTAAAGCTAGAGGAAACACCTGACGTTCAGGGGTGGTGGTGAGCAGTTAGACACACGTTTAATTAGTAGCCTCTAGAATCTAGAGTTTTGTGTTGGTGTAATTCTTTTGTTAAAAAAGCCACAGCCCTTTTCTATAGGTGCTCTTAACACATGACCTCCGGTCTCAGCCTTTCCAGTGCTAGAATTGCAGGCATGAGCTTCCTACCACACTGGCTTTGGGAGTGTGGTATTTAAGAGAGCTTGAGACTGGAGCATGGAGGAGAGATTTGGTCGTCACTGTGTTTGTGCCTGCAGATCTCTTTCTCTCACTGTCTTATACTGAACCTGCGTGTGTGTTTCCCCCTCAATCTGTGACCACATTGACCTTCTCAGTGCTCCACACAATGTCACTAATTCAGCCTAGTTGTGACATGGGTGGAAATGGACTCTTAAGTAGCGTGTAGAGCTTCACCTGTTTCCTACCCTGCGTAGATGTAGCACCTAGCCACCACCCTAGTACTTATGCAGCCCCCCGTGATGGTCCCTtagcttctcttcccttctcatttTCTGCTCCCTTATCTCTGGTTCCCATGTAGATCCTGACATCCGAAGGAGCATGGTCTCAAACGGCAAATCATCCTTCTCCCAGAATTTGTGAGtatcttttcatttgtttaataATGTTGGGGTGTATGGAGAAATAAACCCAGATCGTGGCCTGTGGTTGAGAAAGGTCACAGCAAAAGCCATTCTGTTACAAGAAGAGGCAGGGTTCAAGTGATGGCCCTGTCCTGTGGGGGCCACTCAAGGGAAGAAAGGCCACATCTTCGAGAGGTCCCACAGCAGTTTTACTGGCGTTATAAACGGGCAGAGTGTCCGTCTTAAGTAAAGAAGCTGAATTTTAGAGAAAGGAAACCGAGACCTCTCTGTACCATGTGCTGCTGGGAGGTGAGAGCAGTACTTGTGTACAGTCACTGACGAGCAGTGCATGTGTCTGGCAATGTGTAAAGAAAGTTCAGGGGCATGGCCTTGGGCCCTGTGGGGAAGCCCCAGTCTTCTGACTTGGCGCACTCAATCCTCCTTGGCTCTCTCCCTTCCAGCTCGCACTGCTTCCTACACTCCACCTCTGCTGAGGCCGTGGCCATGGGGCTTCTGAAGCAATTTGAGGGGATGCAGCTTCCAGCTGCCTCGGAGCTAGAGTGGCTAGTCCCAGAGCATGATGCCCCCCAGAAGGTAGGCTTTTCCCGTTCCTCCATGCCCAGGAGCCTGTGAACCCTCTACTCTTGTTCTCCTTTCTCACCGCCCCAGGGTGGAGTGAACCTGTATATCTTTCCTTTTTCAGGAACACAGGTTGTTTACAAATGTGTTGAATGCCTGAGTGAATGACTGAGTGGGTGAATGCCTGCCTGCCTCGGTTTCCCTGGCTGTTGCTCCCTCACCATCCTCTTCCACAGAGGAAGAGCTCTTTGTGTCTAACTTTTAAGATTCTGTGTGAGAGTGAATTTTTCAAATTCCTTTTCCTCTGTAGTTGAATCTTTTGAGGCATAAGGCATGCTGGCATAGTAAAGACCCCAGGAAGGGTAGGGGCAGTATCAGCAATGGGTACCGGCGTCCTAGAATGCTGTCTCCCTTTGTTTCTTGGAACTCAAGATCCTGGCTTCTAGTAGCCTGGTACCTActagtttgtttttaaattggggTTTGTTAAAGCCTCAGCCTGTGTTAATTCTGACGTATCTTATCATCTCTGCTTCTGTTGTGGCCAGAGCGTCAAGCATGCGTGTTCCCATTGGTTGTCCAGGCTGGCTCATGTGCACTTTTCTCCTGTAGCTCCTGCCTATCCCGGACTCCCTGCCCATCTCACCAGATGATGGGCAGCATGCAGACATCTACAAGCTTCGGATCCGTGTCCGTGGCAACCTGGAGTGGGCTCCACCGAGGCCTCAGATCATTTTCAACGTTCATCCAGCCCCAACGTGAGTAGCCAGTGTCTGTGCCCTGTGTCAGAGAGGATTCATTCTCTTGGCACTGTAGGAGCCATCTTACCTTTggtctctgcctctggctgtgctttCCATACACGTCTGTGTATTTAAAAGCACGGAAAGACAATCCTCCACTTTACTTTTGTCTTAAAATTCTTCTACCTTCAGGTCTCTCCCATACTTAACtggaccccccccacacacacacactttagatcAGCATTCCCAGACTGTGCCTTCCTCCCAGCACTGTGAGCTCACTgggttttcttctccttttaagATAAATGCTTttctctccctttgttctttcctaCTTACTATCCCTCATCCGTTGCATTTGTACAAAAAAAAGTGGTTCACTGTAAGGATAATCCCTTACTCACTGCCATGGCCTGACCCAGTAAACCCTAACCTCATAAACCCTCACTTTGCACTAGTGCTCCCAGTAGAACGTAAGTCTGTTCAACTACAAAGTTGGTGAATTCTTGGCTCTCCCTTCCTCACAAGAGCCTTCACACCCTTATCCTTTACACCCCAGATCCCTGTGTAGCTACCGTCTGCTAGTGCCCTCCTTCACCTTCCTGTAGGAGGAAGATTGCTGTGGCCAAGCAGAATTACCGCTGTGCAGGATGTGGCATCCGGACCGACCCTGGCAAGTCCCATCGTAATGGCCGAGAGCTCTGTCCTCTGCCATGCCTGTCCTAGGTTATGCGACGGGGTgcgagggtgggtgggggaagggtcCTGGAGCAGGAGAGGGGCATCACCTCAGGGAGCAGCACTACCAGAACCATATTCTGCAGAAACTGGCTCACTGCAGCTAGGCTCTGAGAGTCTGGGTCTCATTGGTTCCAACAGTGTGGATTCTTCAATGGCCTGTAGGATGGGGTGCAGGAACCATAGATCCCACTGTGCGAGTTCTCTCCAGCTTCAGTTAGAAGCCAGTTgaccctccctgcctgcctttgAAGGCTCCCCAGCTTCTGAGTTCGAAGTCACATTAGCCTTTGGCTTTCTGGGTTTCTAGATTATATCAAACGGCTGCGGTACTGTGAGTACCTGGGCAAGTACTTCTGCCAGTGCTGCCATGAGAATGCCCAGATGACCGTCCCCAGCCGCATTCTGCGCAAGTGGGACTTCAGCAAGTACTATGTCAGCAACTTTTCCAAGGACCTGCTCATTAAGATCTGGAATGATCCTCTCTTCAATGTGCAGGACATCAATAGCGCCctctacaggaaggtcaagctgCTCAACCAAGTTCGGGTGAGACATCCAAACAAACCCTGCCATATATGCCTGCTCTTGTCCTAGCTTCTGTTTCTGTTGGTGCAGTCGCCTGAGGTCACCACACATCTTGTCATGGTCACCATTCACGTTCCGTGGACTTTCTTGTTTGTCTGTCTTCCAGTGCTGGGGACTAAGCCCAGCATTGATACCCATAGTACTAGCACGGCCCCTGTCACAGAGCTACACTCCCACAGTTCCTGGGTACTTGTCCTGCCAGTCTCAAACCTTGAAGCAGCACTAAGGCCTGACAGCACTTGAAAGCAAACAGTTTCTGCCCTCACAGAGGACGGGGTTGGGAATTTGAATCTCAGAGTTCTCAAGCGGCTGCCCTTGTGTGTGAATGAGCATTCTGACTTACAGAAGGGCCTTCCATGGCTAAAGATCACATTGAAGTGAAGTAGTGAAGACTGGACTGAGAGGTGTGAGGGCAGCACTACCCTGGCTGCTGTGTGTAGTCTGAAGGCAGCGGCTGCCCTTCTAACagctccttctcccctcttctccacCCAATGTCGTCTGCAGCTGCTGCGGGTTCAGCTCTACCACATGAAGAACATGTTTAAGACATGCCGGCTGGCCGAAGAGTAAGtctcctgtggaggccagagtccTCCGGCTGCCTCCCCGTTGTCTCTTAAAGGAGCATGTCCCGACAGTTGGCTGTTTTATATAAGGAAGAGTTTGCAGAAATGTCTGAAATTAGTCAATGGGAAGCCATGACAGTAATTAAAttgtgtctttttaaagaaggactaTGTGTCCATCCATGGCCAGACACCATTTTCCAAGCTCACTCTACAGGGTTTATAAATAAAATGCTTGTGGTATGGGGAGCTGGGGGAGCCTAGAATATCTAGGCTGGCAGAACGTCACCCACCCCCATTAGCTTCTCTCCTTCTGAGGAAGGAGCTCGGTACTGTCATGTACCAtgtgaaaagaaatatttatttcctcttcctcccactctctctcttttctgcagGCTCCTGGATTCCTTTGATGTAGTTCCAGGCCACCTGACAGAGGACCTCCATCTGTACTCCCTGAATGACCTGACCGCAGCCAAGAAGGGAGAACTGGGGCCCCGGCTGGCGGAGCTCACCAGAGCGGGAGCCGCCCACGTAGAGAGATGCATGGTGAGGTGGCCTTGCTCTGCCTTGCAGCTGAGGTTTTGCTTGGGGCTTAGGTGGGGCAGAGTTCTTGCCCTTTTGCTCCAGAAACCTGAACCAGCCAGTTGACACTTAGAGAAACCAGAAGGGCTTACTGTTGTCTAAGTCAGTGAGTAATCGGTTCTTATCTGAAGACCCTGGAGTTAGAGGAGGGAGCATTGCTGAGCTGGGACAGGAGGACTGGAATCcagagtcagcctgggctattcatcaagaccctgtcttgagaaaacaCAAATAGGAAAACAATTAGGCCAGGAGTGATGCTGGCGCTGGCCCTGGACCAGGGTGAGCAGCCTTCAGTGATGGCCACACTGGGGAGACCCTTGACCAAGTCTGCACTGCTGTTTTCAGTCCCAGTCTCAGCAGGTGCTCTCTGTGGAagcccattttcttctctctggaaTGAAGGGGACTCTTAGAAGCTGTCCTTCCCTCTTGAGCATTTGAGGACCGATGACAGCTTATTTGacaggatctctgtaaattctaTTCACAAGTGTAACTTACTGTTGCTCATGATACAATCAGCGTGCTAGAAATCGGGAATGATACTTTTAGACCTGCCCATCTCAGCTGCCCAGTTTTTGGCctttggtggggtgggggctgtggGGGGGGTGGACCTCCTGCAGAATAACCTGACAAGAGAGTGTTGTTTCTGGGAAACACCCTCACTTGACCTTTCCTTAATCAGTAGTGGTacatgtttcaaaataaaaattgatgCTGGATTACAGAATTGAGGACCCTCTTCTCAGTACCCTCTCTTCACTAAGGGCTGCTTCAGTGACAAGGGCTTCTCAAGCCCATGTCTCTTGTCCGTCACCTTAAGTTTTATGTGCGGTGACCAGCCCTGCTTTGGGTCTCGTACTCACAAGTCCAGCCAGAGGCTCTATGCCACAGACAATAGACCCCTTCACCTGCTCAGAGGTTTATTTATGACTTGCGTCCCCCCTCACTGGAGTCCACCCTCCGAGCTAGCCCCTCacttctcctccatttctctgcTCCACAGCTGTGCCAGGCCAAGGGCTTCATCTGCGAGTTCTGCCAGAACGAGGATGACGTCATCTTCCCATTTGAGCTGCATAAGTGCCGGACCTGTGAAGGTGAGGCCATGCTAGACACAAAGTGAGGGTACTGCCTGAGAGCCCCGTTAGCAGGAGCGTGGTGTGAGAGAGTAACTCCACACTCCAGCCCTGAGCTCGGGCTGCGGGGAAGTGGCTGTGTGGTGAGTTGCTAACAGCCTGGGATAATACAAAtcgttttcttctctctcttttcaccCTGAACAAATAGAGTGTAGAGCGTGTTACCATAAAACTTGCTTCAAGTCTGGAAGCTGCCCCCGGTGTGAGCGGCTGCAGGCCCGACGGGAGTTGCTGGCCAAGCAGAGCCTGGAGTCCTACCTGTCTGACTATGAGGAGGAGCCCACAGAAGCCTTGGCTCTAGAGGCCACCGTCCTAGAGACCACCTGAGGAATGTGCCTAAGCCCTTTGTCTAAGGGTCTGGCTAGGGTCAGATATAGAACTGAGCCACACCTTCAAGGAAGGTGgggccttttaaaaatatatattgtcaTTTTTTTATGACTTGTCTGCTGTCCAGGTGTAGGCAACCTTTATGGGTTGATGGATCCAGTCTATTGTGACAGATATCTGTGGACATTGGGTATTTTCATCAGAACTGACCCTTGGAGTGCCTCTTGTCAGGGGAGTGGACATCAAGACCCAGTTCCGACACGCTTGGCCTCTTCCACTAGGATCAGATCTGGTTTCAGATGCAGCTCGAAGATCATTCCCATTCCTGACTTAGTTCCTCAGCGTCCGAGCCAGGCCTTTCTCAGCCAATGATCTCCTTTGCTGCTGAAACAGAAGAATGGTCTTTTCTCTGTCCTAGTCCTAAAAGAGAATAAGACTGTGCCCTGAGGCACTGAAGAGAAAGGAGGTACAGCCAGGCAGTCTGTCTGACGACTTAGGTATATGGGGGGCAGGTAGGAACAGAACCATCATTGTGCTGGAATCCCCAGGATCTCAAGGGGGCAAACATGGCTTCCCTGGTTCAAATATTCCTGGCATAGGCTGGTTTGTGTACTCTGGTAGGCTTGAAGCAAAGAACAGATCTGAGTCTTAGGCCAGGCCACAAGCAGAAGTGTGGCTGCAGCTGGTGCTTAAGGAGCGGTTTTCTCAGAAGTGCCGACAGCCTCCTCTGGGGTGGTCAGTTCATGCTCAGGCAAGTCCCTGATGCAACCTAAGGCAAGGATAGAAACACCACCCACCATCTTAATAGTGGGTTCCTTATTGCTCTGTACAACTATGTGACCATCATGGTTCTAAGTACAGGTATGACCCAGCTCCATTCTCTGTCCCCCATCAGAGCTGGGCCCTTCTTGGCTGatctcttgcctcagtttcctttctcaGAGTTGGGGAGGCTGTCCCCCCACTAGTAGTGCTAGAGCACTTGACAGTGTGTGAATGTTTCTGCTTACTCTGAGTAACAGGAGCCTTACGCAGTTAACTCTCTTCAGCCTTGGTaatgtatgttgaaccatccttttcctgatttaacaGACCCTTCCCCTATCACCTAATGTGCATTTTTTCGTGGGAAGTTTCCTGGACTAGGCCGCACATAACTGTGGTGGTGTTTGAGTTGCTGCGCACCTAACGTCTATTAACACTGGTCAGGGTTGCCTCTCAGAGCCTGGCATATCTGTAACTGACATCCACAGCGCCCTTGTTCTGGAGCTGGCCTGTGTCTCTGTACTTGATTGCTAGCAAAGTCATTGGTGCAGGCAGTGCCCCAAGAAGTCAAACAGAGTTGCACATGCTGTAGCTGAGCTAAAGGGAACCAGGGCTctcccagagaggcagaggcacattGGTGTAACAGCCAGGCTAAGCTCTAGCAGAGCAAGAGGAACGAGTGGAAACTGACCCAAGGTGTGGCTCCCCTGCCTCACACTTGGGATCTGACAACTCTATGGGCTGGATGACTAGAACAGCTCTCTGCAGGAGATAAGGCAGAAAGCTGAGGCCAAAGCCAGTTTCAAAGAAGAGCTGGTTAGAAATCCTTTCCAACTCTGTTATCACTGAGTCAGACCTTGGATTGGGACTCTGACTCCAGTTCCAGTTCCTGGCTGACTTCCCGTCCAGATGCTCACTGATGTCACCACAATGGAGGAGACTTACACCCATCTCCCAGTCAGCACAGGCTCAAGCAGTCTCCCCGCCTTTCCTGTTTCCCCACCTCCCCTACCCAGTCCCTCTAGATCATATACCCTTTAGAACCCCTGAGTCTGTGCTGTCATTACTGACCATATACCCTCGTTTGTTTGGGAGTTGGGGAGAAGGAGCAGGGAGGTGAGGTGAAAGCCCTTTGTCACTTAATGATATCTGAGGATCCCCTGCTACAGTAGGGAGAAGCGTCCCAGGACTGATGGGACGGACGCTGCAAGAGGGGAACACCCGCTGTCCCGAGGAGAAAACTCCAAGTCCTCTTCCTCTGCTGAGGGGTGGAGAGCTTTCGCTGAACTAACAGAAAGGGAGCAAGAGTCTAAATAAAAATGCTCTGTTTGTGTACAACTTGTGTTTAGAACTGGATTTTCACCTGCTGTAATTTACACACATCCTGACAGTTCATAGTCATCTTTAataaactaagaaaaataaatcttgccTTTTACTTACCTACCTTGATGACTGGAATGGTCTTGTGTATTTACTGAAAAGCGACTGCATCTGAAAAttcctgtgtgattttttttttcttctccacatGACTCCTTTGTTATTTGTTCTATTACTGTCATTGTTGCTGGGTTTTAAACACAGGGTTTCACCATGTatcccagactggtctcaaacttggaatcctcctgcctctgctggaatGATAGGTTACACGCCACCACACACTATACACGTGGCTCTTTCTCATCTCCCACCAACATCTAAAACCAACACTTATCTCTTCAAACCTAAACATTGGTGACTCAGGTCTGAACGCTGGCTGTCTCTGGCTTCCTTGATGACAGGTCACACATCTGTCATCAAGTTTGTTAACTGTCCTTTTCTTTGACTCTATCTCGTCCCATTTCTCCCACACCAGTGCAGGCTTTCAGCTGTCTGGGCAGTTTCTTCCTGTTCAGTCACTCTCATCACATATTCACCACTGTACACCAGTGTCTGTGGGAGTCTGTGGGGCTATCGCAGAGAGCAGAGTGGAGACAGGCCCTCCcataaggaaaggaaacactcgTGTGGTCGACAGATGTTGCACAAAATCACCAAAGTGAATGGATAGCCAGCCATCTGTGCCTGCAGGTCTTGGTTAAAAAGCTGAgcacgaggggttggggatttagctcagtggtagagcgcttgcctagcgagcgcaaggccctgggttcggtccccagccccgggggggggggggaagaaaaaaaaaaagctgggcacGGTGacatataatcctagcacttgggaggctcagaaagccatcatatttagaaaaaatacagtaaaagcTACCACAAGTAGAACACACCACAGTAGCTATCTACATTCTATTACATACTATGAGCTATATAGAGATCATTTAAAGTATATATGATAAAATGTAATAGGTATATGATAGAAATAAAATGTGATCTGAATAGATCCCCTACAAATATCAGGCTACTGTATATGAAAGATCTGAGCATTGATGGGTCTTGGGAACCCCAGAACCAGTCGCCTGCAGGTAAGGAACAACTAAGTAGTTGTAGTCCCCGCTGACAGCCACAAGGAAAAGAGCAGATGCTACTTCAGACGATCCAGAATGCATAACGGACTAGAGAAAGTCCTTCCCCAAGAACAGGGTTCAGGGCAAGATCTCTAACCAGGAGCTGGCCTGCATGAGGACCCAACaagacaagaacaagaaaggagttATCAATTCAGACTTGTTTATGTTTGTAACCTACACTGGCTTCAAGATTCTCATGCCACAGccccccagagtgctgggattacaaatgtgcacCATCACAGCCAAAAacagttttacattttaaaaagtgtttgtgAATGCAGGGGTGTGAATGCTCTGGTGCTTGTATAGGTCACATGGCAATTTGGGGGAGTGAGCCATCCTCCCTCTTTTGAGTAGGGTTCTttgatgtttctgatgtgctGCAGACCCCAGACTAGATGGCCCTCGAGCTTCTGGGTTATTTTCCGATTATCTCGGTGTTGGAGTGCTGGGTTACAGATGAGGCACTCCACCACATCCAacttttaacatgggttctggggatccgaTGACTTTGAGAGGTAGTTTCAGATCCAAGGACTGGACTTGGGTCATCAGTCTTCTGTGGCATGGAATCTCAGGGAAATCAAGGACTTCTCAAGAAGGGCAGGGATTAAGAAAGCCCAagactctgggctggagagatggctcagccgttaaaggctaggctcacaaccaaaaatataagaaagccCAAGACTCATGATTTGCAGACTTTCCCTTGAGCCTGCTACCAGCAGTAACAGCTCACCCCTGAGTAACGGAGATACCCCAAAGACACCCCATACTCAATGtcccttttttaaaagagaaggtATCACACCACCCAGGCGAATATCAAACGGGCTCTATACCTGAGAATGACTGAACTGGTCCATTTGCCCCTGCATCTCCCACGTGCTGGAATTACTGGAGTATGCCTCTGTTCCCAGCAATTTTAGGTTTTGTATTAGGAATCGGTGCAATAGACAGACATTTGTGTTACCCTAAAATTTGTATTGAAGGCTTTATCCCAATGTGGTCTCCTGATAAGACCTTCTGAAGGCAAATGGGTATTGTTAGAGTCAAGAATTCCAGGGAACAGACAAACAGCTCTTCCCATCTTGATAGGGTGCCGCACAGACAACTATAAACCAGAAAAAGCGTTTATAGTCACCTCAAGTTCACCAATGGGAAAGCAGCTGAATAGTTTTATTCAAGGAAGTGAGTGGTTGCTCAAAATGTTGTCATCCTTTGCAGAGAAAGGGCAGAGCGGTGGGCTGTTCTACTAGGAGGTGGCTCTAAGAAAGCTCAAAAGAGGTTTCATTGATCTAGTGCATTGTCACTGTCACCACCTAAGAACATATAAGAAGAGAAAGCCCATCTGTTCTGCTCAGTTCTGTCTCAGCATTCTTAGGCAGAGAACAGAAGGTTGGGGACAGCTTGTAGGAAAGACAGGGTCAAGCAAGGAATCTCAGGGAAATCAAGGACTTCTCAGGAAGGGCAGGGATTAAGAAAGCCCAAGACTTTGCAGACTTTCCCTTGAGCCTGCTGCCAGCAGTAACAGCTCACCCCTGAGTAACGGAGACACCCCAAAGACACCCCATAAGTAAAGCACGTGTTTTAGACATGGAATATTTCTGTGTCCTGGGCACTACTCTAAGTCATTTATATGTGGATGAGTCGTTAACCCTCCCAAATACCCACTGAGGTA belongs to Rattus norvegicus strain BN/NHsdMcwi chromosome 11, GRCr8, whole genome shotgun sequence and includes:
- the Rubcn gene encoding run domain Beclin-1-interacting and cysteine-rich domain-containing protein isoform X2 — protein: MGLVASCPSHPSFSPSTPSWELILPLLPEGGQYLCSGEGMFRRPSEGQSLISYLSEQDFGSCADLEKENAHFSISESLIAAIELMKCNMMSQCLEEEEVEEEDSDREIQELKQKIRLRRQQIRTKHLLPAYQETEHGSFRVTSSSSQFSSRDSTQLSDSGSAEDVDEFEIQDPDIRRSMVSNGKSSFSQNFSHCFLHSTSAEAVAMGLLKQFEGMQLPAASELEWLVPEHDAPQKLLPIPDSLPISPDDGQHADIYKLRIRVRGNLEWAPPRPQIIFNVHPAPTRKIAVAKQNYRCAGCGIRTDPDYIKRLRYCEYLGKYFCQCCHENAQMTVPSRILRKWDFSKYYVSNFSKDLLIKIWNDPLFNVQDINSALYRKVKLLNQVRLLRVQLYHMKNMFKTCRLAEELLDSFDVVPGHLTEDLHLYSLNDLTAAKKGELGPRLAELTRAGAAHVERCMLCQAKGFICEFCQNEDDVIFPFELHKCRTCEECRACYHKTCFKSGSCPRCERLQARRELLAKQSLESYLSDYEEEPTEALALEATVLETT